Proteins encoded within one genomic window of Eublepharis macularius isolate TG4126 chromosome 10, MPM_Emac_v1.0, whole genome shotgun sequence:
- the CDS1 gene encoding phosphatidate cytidylyltransferase 1, giving the protein MSELRKRGAGGDHEAESITDKDVDGEDRFGEQDLRSDADVPEVVPPTDSTPEIFKKALSGLSSRWKNWWIRGILTLAMISIFSLIIYMGSFMLMLLVLSIQVKCFHEIITIGYRVYHSYDLPWFRTLSWYFLLCVNYFFYGETVADYFATFVQRREQLQFLIRYHRFISFTLYLAGFCLFVLSLVKKQYRLQFYMFAWTHVTLLITVTQSHLVIQNLFEGMIWFLVPISSVICNDIAAYIFGFFFGRTPLIKLSPKKTWEGFIGGFFITVVFGFIVAYLLAQYQYFVCPVEYNSEANRFVTECEPSELFQLQKYSIPPLLQVVLGRETVNLYPFQLHSIALSTFASLIGPFGGFFASGFKRAFKIKDFADTIPGHGGIMDRFDCQYLMATFVHVYITSFIRGPNPSKLLKQLLVLQPEQQLNVYKMLKSHLIEKGILQPSLKG; this is encoded by the exons GATGTGGATGGAGAGGATAGATTTGGAGAGCAAGACCTCAGAAGTGATGCAGATGTTCCTGAAGTTGTTCCGCCAACAGACAGCACtccagaaatttttaaaaaggccttatCTGGCTTGTCTTCCAG ATGGAAGAATTGGTGGATTCGTGGGATTTTAACTTTAGCTatgatttccattttttccctgatCATATACATGGGTTCATTCATGCTGATGCTGCTG GTCCTGAGCATACAAGTAAAGTGCTTCCATGAAATTATTACTATAGGTTACAGAGTCTATCATTCTTATGACTTGCCATGGTTTAGAACTTTAAGCTG GTATTTCCTACTATGTGTGAACTACTTCTTTTACGGAGAGACTGTAGCAGATTATTTCGCTACATTTGTTCAAAGACGAGAACAACTTCAGTTCCTAATTCGATACCACAGATTCATCTCTTTTACCCTCTATCTAGCAG GTTTCTGCTTGTTTGTGTTGAGTTTGGTGAAGAAGCAGTATCGTCTGCAGTTTTACATG TTCGCATGGACTCATGTCACTTTGCTGATCACTGTAACTCAATCTCATCTTGTCATCCAAAATCTGTTTGAAGGCATGATCTG GTTTCTTGTTCCAATCTCAAGTGTTATTTGCAATGATATTGCCGCTTATATCTTTGGATTCTTCTTTGGGAGAACTCCACTGATTAAG CTGTCTCCCAAAAAGACCTGGGAAGGCTTCATTGGTGGCTTCTTTATCACAGTTGTTTTTGGATTCATC GTTGCCTACCTTTTGGCTCAATATCAGTATTTTGTATGCCCCGTGGAATACAACAGTGAAGCTAACAGGTTTGTCACAGAGTGTGAGCCTTCAGAACTGTTCCAGTTACAAAAATACTCCATACCACCATTGCTACAGGTTGTCTTGGGAAGG GAAACAGTGAACTTGTACCCATTCCAGCTGCACAGCATTGCTTTGTCAACATTTGCCTCCTTAATCGGACCTTTCGGAGGCTTTTTCGCTAGTGGCTTCAAAAGAGCATTCAAAATCAAG GATTTTGCGGACACTATTCCTGGCCATGGTGGAATAATGGATCGCTTTGACTGTCAGTACTTGATGGCTACTTTCGTGCATGTCTATATCACCAGTTTCATAAG AGGACCCAATCCCAGCAAGCTATTGAAACAGCTGTTGGTACTCCAACCAGAGCAACAGTTAAATGTCTACAAAATGCTGAAGTCGCATCTCATTGAAAAAGGGATCCTTCAGCCATCACTGAAGGGGTAG